In Thauera sedimentorum, a single genomic region encodes these proteins:
- the rph gene encoding ribonuclease PH, which produces MRPSQRQADELRPIRLTRHYTRHAEGSVLVEFGHTRVLCTASVEESVPPFLRGKGQGWVTAEYGMLPRATHTRSAREAAKGKQSGRTQEIQRLIGRSLRAVVDLSALGERQITVDCDVLQADGGTRTAAITGACVAVHDALGRLLAEGKLTESPLRDFVAAVSVGIYRGTPVLDLDYDEDSDCDTDMNVVMTGAGGFVEVQGTAEGTPFSRAELDSLLGLAEQGIARLIEIQKAALAA; this is translated from the coding sequence ATGCGCCCCAGCCAACGCCAAGCCGACGAACTGCGCCCGATCCGCCTCACCCGCCACTACACCCGCCATGCCGAAGGCTCGGTGCTGGTCGAGTTCGGCCATACCCGGGTGCTGTGCACCGCCAGCGTGGAAGAGAGCGTGCCGCCCTTCCTGCGCGGCAAGGGCCAGGGCTGGGTGACCGCCGAATACGGCATGCTGCCGCGTGCAACTCACACCCGCAGCGCGCGCGAAGCAGCCAAAGGCAAGCAGAGCGGACGCACCCAGGAGATCCAGCGCCTGATCGGCCGCAGCCTGCGCGCGGTGGTGGACCTCTCCGCGCTGGGCGAACGCCAGATCACCGTGGACTGCGACGTGCTGCAGGCCGACGGCGGCACCCGCACCGCGGCGATCACCGGCGCCTGCGTGGCGGTGCATGATGCGCTCGGCCGCCTGCTCGCCGAGGGCAAGCTCACCGAAAGCCCCCTGCGCGACTTCGTGGCCGCCGTCTCGGTGGGCATCTACCGCGGCACCCCGGTGCTCGACCTCGACTACGACGAGGACTCGGACTGCGACACCGACATGAACGTGGTGATGACCGGCGCCGGCGGCTTCGTCGAAGTGCAGGGCACCGCCGAGGGCACGCCCTTCTCGCGCGCCGAACTCGACAGCCTGCTGGGCCTCGCGGAACAAGGCATCGCCCGCCTGATCGAAATCCAGAAAGCCGCCCTCGCCGCCTGA
- a CDS encoding PP2C family protein-serine/threonine phosphatase, whose amino-acid sequence MKFTIYQESRVGRRKSNQDRIAYCYSRDALLLLLADGMGGHLHGEVAAQIAVQFITQAFQREAQPLLHDPSMFLSRALTNAHNAILDYAFDKNLPEAPRTTVVACVVQEGHAQWAHAGDSRLYLLRGGRIAAQTRDHSRVQLMMDQGLLDAQSAARHPGRNRIYSCLGGSHPPQVEFSKRVALRDNDTLALCSDGLWGPLGDSGVLLGLSDTFVQEAVPRLMDKAEHLGGATCDNLSLIAVRWHDDTAPLSADSVSTQTMAMNDFATKLDSFELSRSPTAALDLTDDEIERAIAEINAAIQKFSK is encoded by the coding sequence TTGAAGTTCACCATCTACCAGGAAAGCCGCGTCGGGCGGCGCAAGTCCAACCAGGACCGCATCGCCTACTGCTACTCCCGCGACGCCCTGCTGCTGTTGCTGGCCGACGGCATGGGCGGCCATCTGCACGGCGAAGTCGCGGCGCAGATCGCGGTGCAGTTCATCACCCAGGCCTTCCAGCGCGAGGCCCAGCCGCTGCTGCACGACCCGTCGATGTTCCTGTCGCGCGCGCTGACCAATGCGCACAACGCCATCCTCGACTACGCCTTCGACAAGAACCTGCCGGAAGCGCCGCGCACCACGGTGGTCGCCTGCGTGGTGCAGGAAGGCCACGCGCAGTGGGCGCATGCCGGCGATTCGCGCCTCTACCTGTTGCGCGGCGGGCGCATCGCCGCCCAGACGCGCGACCACTCGCGGGTGCAGCTGATGATGGACCAGGGTCTGCTCGACGCGCAGAGCGCGGCCCGCCACCCCGGGCGCAACCGCATCTATTCCTGCCTGGGCGGCAGCCATCCGCCGCAGGTGGAGTTCTCCAAGCGCGTCGCGCTGCGCGACAACGACACCCTCGCGCTGTGCAGCGACGGCCTGTGGGGACCGCTGGGCGACAGCGGCGTGCTGCTCGGCCTGTCCGACACCTTCGTGCAGGAAGCGGTCCCCCGCCTGATGGACAAGGCCGAACACCTCGGTGGCGCCACCTGCGACAACCTTTCGCTGATCGCGGTGCGCTGGCACGACGACACCGCGCCGCTGTCGGCCGATTCGGTATCCACCCAGACCATGGCGATGAACGACTTCGCCACCAAGCTCGACAGCTTCGAGCTGAGCCGCAGCCCGACCGCCGCCCTCGACCTGACCGACGACGAGATCGAGCGCGCGATCGCCGAGATCAACGCCGCCATCCAGAAATTCAGCAAGTAA
- a CDS encoding serine/threonine protein kinase — protein sequence MPPQANAPLPTGFQLDQYRIDRQLSLGGFSIVYLAYDEDDTPVAIKEYLPNSLAVRKEGELEPQVPDDNMPAFRYGMKCFFEEGRSLARLMHPNVVRVMNFFRANGTVYMVMQFERGRTLHDYIHRHRGEVSERFIRGVFTRMLNGLREVHAHKLLHLDIKPSNIYLRNDGTPVLLDFGAARQTLLTDQPMLKPMYTPGFASPEQLNNRDALGPWSDIYSVGASLYACIEGSAPPRSDERQQKDTLQPATRSHAGKYSAQLLETIDWCLKLDPLERPQSVYSLQKALMRKEAGEAMPAGWFSDLGTRLRSFIGRT from the coding sequence ATGCCGCCTCAAGCGAACGCTCCCCTGCCGACCGGCTTCCAGCTCGACCAGTACCGCATCGACCGGCAGCTCTCGCTCGGCGGCTTCTCTATTGTCTACCTCGCCTACGACGAGGACGACACCCCGGTGGCGATCAAGGAGTACCTGCCCAACTCGCTGGCGGTGCGCAAGGAAGGCGAACTGGAACCGCAGGTGCCCGACGACAACATGCCGGCCTTCCGCTACGGCATGAAGTGCTTCTTCGAGGAGGGGCGCTCGCTGGCGCGCCTGATGCACCCCAACGTGGTGCGGGTGATGAACTTCTTCCGCGCCAACGGCACGGTGTACATGGTCATGCAGTTCGAGCGCGGCCGTACCCTGCACGACTACATCCACCGCCACCGTGGCGAAGTGAGCGAACGCTTCATCCGCGGGGTGTTCACCCGCATGCTCAACGGCCTGCGCGAGGTGCACGCGCACAAGCTGCTGCACCTGGACATCAAGCCGTCCAACATCTACCTGCGCAACGACGGCACCCCGGTGCTGCTCGACTTCGGCGCCGCGCGCCAGACCCTGCTCACCGACCAGCCGATGCTCAAGCCGATGTACACCCCCGGCTTCGCCTCGCCCGAGCAGCTCAACAACCGCGACGCGCTTGGTCCGTGGAGCGACATCTACAGCGTGGGCGCCAGCCTCTACGCCTGTATCGAGGGCAGCGCACCGCCCCGCTCCGACGAGCGCCAGCAGAAGGACACCCTGCAGCCCGCCACCCGCAGCCATGCGGGAAAGTACTCCGCACAGCTGCTCGAAACCATCGACTGGTGCCTGAAGCTCGATCCGCTCGAACGTCCGCAGAGCGTGTATTCGCTGCAGAAGGCACTGATGCGCAAGGAAGCCGGCGAAGCCATGCCCGCCGGCTGGTTCTCCGATCTCGGCACCCGCCTCCGGTCGTTCATCGGCCGCACCTGA
- a CDS encoding YicC/YloC family endoribonuclease produces MIHSMTGFAVQTRDLGRVSLHLELRSVNSRYLDLAFRIADDLRQAEPAIRELISARLSRGKVECRLNLQTTDAAPRSLALNAGLLEQLSEAEATVRARLPEAAGLSVGEVLRWPGMLADDSLAFEQMQPAVVELARAALDELAAARRREGEKLADMIRERTARMRELVAQVAPRIPAIVADHQEKLATRLREAVASLDEDRIRQEVAMFAQRIDVAEELSRLATHLDEVDRILKAGGAAGKRLDFLMQELNREANTLASKSAATDITGVAMEMKVLIEQMREQVQNIE; encoded by the coding sequence ATGATTCATAGCATGACCGGCTTTGCGGTGCAGACCCGCGACCTTGGGCGCGTGAGCCTCCACCTGGAGCTGCGCAGCGTCAATTCCCGCTATCTCGACCTTGCGTTCCGTATCGCCGACGACCTGCGCCAGGCCGAACCGGCCATCCGCGAGCTGATCTCCGCCCGCCTGTCGCGCGGCAAGGTGGAATGCCGTCTCAACCTGCAGACCACCGACGCCGCGCCGCGCAGCCTGGCGCTCAACGCCGGCCTGCTCGAGCAGCTGAGCGAGGCCGAAGCCACGGTGCGCGCCCGCCTGCCCGAGGCCGCCGGGCTGAGCGTGGGCGAGGTGCTGCGCTGGCCCGGCATGCTGGCCGACGACAGCCTGGCCTTCGAGCAGATGCAGCCCGCGGTAGTGGAGCTGGCGCGTGCCGCGCTCGACGAACTGGCCGCCGCGCGTCGCCGCGAGGGCGAGAAGCTCGCCGACATGATCCGCGAACGCACCGCGCGCATGCGCGAGCTGGTCGCCCAGGTGGCGCCGCGCATTCCGGCGATCGTCGCCGATCATCAGGAAAAGCTCGCCACCCGCCTGCGCGAGGCGGTCGCCAGCCTGGACGAGGACCGCATCCGCCAGGAAGTGGCGATGTTCGCCCAGCGCATCGACGTGGCCGAAGAGCTCTCGCGCCTGGCCACCCACCTGGACGAGGTCGATCGCATCCTCAAGGCCGGCGGCGCGGCCGGCAAGCGCCTGGACTTCCTGATGCAGGAACTCAACCGCGAGGCCAACACGCTGGCGTCGAAGTCCGCCGCCACCGACATCACCGGGGTGGCGATGGAGATGAAGGTGCTGATCGAGCAGATGCGCGAGCAGGTGCAGAACATCGAATAG
- the gmk gene encoding guanylate kinase, translating to MSGTLFIVTAPSGAGKTTLVRGLLERDPKVQLSISFTTRDPRPGEQNGREYHFVDVDRFRSLRDSGEFLEWAEVHGNYYATSRTWLKEQIAAGRDTLLEIDWQGAQQVRKAFPDAVGVFILPPSFEELESRLRGRGTDSDAVISRRLLGARGEMRHVGEFDYVIINNELQAAVDDLVAVVRAARLRYANQHARHLQYFDFLEQD from the coding sequence ATGTCCGGTACCCTGTTCATCGTCACCGCGCCATCCGGCGCCGGCAAGACCACGCTGGTGCGCGGCCTGCTCGAACGCGACCCCAAGGTCCAGCTGTCGATCTCGTTCACCACGCGCGACCCGCGGCCGGGCGAGCAGAACGGGCGCGAATACCATTTCGTGGACGTCGACCGCTTCCGCAGTCTGCGCGACAGCGGCGAGTTCCTCGAATGGGCCGAGGTGCATGGCAACTACTACGCCACCTCGCGCACCTGGCTGAAGGAGCAGATCGCCGCCGGGCGCGACACGCTGCTGGAGATCGACTGGCAGGGCGCGCAGCAGGTGCGCAAGGCCTTTCCGGACGCGGTCGGCGTGTTCATCCTGCCGCCGTCCTTCGAGGAACTGGAATCCCGCCTGCGCGGGCGCGGCACCGACAGCGACGCGGTGATCTCGCGCCGTCTGCTGGGCGCCCGCGGCGAGATGCGCCATGTGGGGGAGTTCGACTACGTTATAATTAACAACGAGTTGCAGGCGGCGGTGGACGACCTGGTGGCGGTCGTGCGTGCCGCCCGGCTGCGTTATGCCAATCAGCATGCCCGCCACCTGCAATATTTCGACTTTCTCGAACAGGACTGA
- the rpoZ gene encoding DNA-directed RNA polymerase subunit omega, whose protein sequence is MARITVEDCLKRIPNRFQLTLAATYRARQLTVGGTPQIELDKGDKDKPTVIALREIAAGKVGLEVLNRGQA, encoded by the coding sequence ATGGCCCGCATCACCGTTGAAGACTGCCTGAAAAGGATCCCCAACCGTTTCCAGCTGACCCTGGCCGCCACCTACCGCGCGCGCCAGCTGACCGTCGGCGGCACGCCGCAGATCGAGCTGGACAAGGGTGACAAGGACAAGCCGACGGTGATTGCGCTGCGCGAGATCGCTGCGGGCAAGGTGGGCCTGGAAGTCCTGAACCGCGGACAGGCCTGA
- a CDS encoding RelA/SpoT family protein, translating into MDASAAPAPEPFRPPTSSVLSLDFERLKSKLATYLKPEDVGRIEAAYHFSANAHEGQFRISGDPYISHPVAVASIVADWNLDSQALIAALLHDVMEDTHISKAEIADRFGKTAAELVDGLSKLDKIEFRSHEEAQAENFRKMLLAMASDLRVILVKLADRLHNMRTLDFVRPAKRRRIANETLEIYAPIANRLGLNNLYRELQELSFEHKFPLRYRVLSRAIKAARGNRREVVGKVLAAIEERLPQWGISAEVQGREKHLFSIYRKMVEKHLSFSQVLDIYGFRVIVRDIPGCYLALGALHSMYKPVPGKFKDYIAIPKANGYQSLHTTLIGPFGTPVEVQIRTREMHHIAEAGVASHWMYKEDEKTLTELQQKTHSWLQSLLELQHTSGEATEFLEHVKIDLFPGEVYVFSPKGTIFSMPKGSTPVDFAYAVHTDIGNRCVACRINGDLMPLRTELRNGDQVEIISAAHASPNPAWLSYVRTGKARAQIRHFMKNAQQEESVALGERLLNQALRPHGLTLGQISTFAWDRFLRDRGVRSKKEVFSDIGLGKRLPVIVARRVAQAQDLESGRPDVIKPKPAGAILIRGSEGIAVQLARCCQPIPGDPIIGTIRKGQGLEVHLHDCPSVAKLRGDRGRWVDVEWETGDDDRLFDVTIRVLTKNSRGVLARVASAISEADCNIQNLTMDNEQGAYTALNLTLQVRDRMHLAQVMRAVRRVPEVVRIGRVRGDGRAS; encoded by the coding sequence ATGGACGCATCTGCCGCCCCGGCCCCGGAGCCCTTCCGCCCGCCAACTTCCAGCGTGCTGTCGCTGGATTTCGAGCGGCTCAAGAGCAAGCTCGCCACCTATCTCAAGCCGGAAGACGTCGGCCGCATCGAGGCTGCCTACCATTTTTCGGCGAATGCCCACGAAGGGCAGTTCCGCATCAGCGGCGATCCCTACATCTCGCACCCGGTCGCGGTGGCCTCCATCGTCGCGGACTGGAACCTCGACAGCCAGGCGCTGATCGCCGCGCTCCTCCATGACGTCATGGAGGACACCCACATCTCCAAGGCGGAGATCGCCGACCGCTTCGGCAAGACCGCCGCGGAGCTGGTCGACGGGCTGTCCAAGCTCGACAAGATCGAGTTCCGCTCCCACGAGGAAGCGCAGGCCGAGAACTTCCGCAAGATGCTGCTGGCCATGGCCAGCGATCTGCGGGTGATCCTGGTCAAGCTCGCCGACCGCCTGCACAACATGCGCACGCTGGACTTCGTGCGCCCCGCCAAGCGCCGCCGCATCGCCAACGAGACGCTGGAAATCTACGCCCCGATCGCCAACCGCCTGGGGCTCAACAATCTCTACCGCGAGTTGCAGGAGCTGTCCTTCGAGCACAAGTTCCCCTTGCGCTACCGCGTGCTGTCGCGCGCGATCAAGGCGGCGCGCGGCAACCGCCGCGAGGTGGTCGGCAAGGTGCTCGCCGCCATCGAGGAACGCCTGCCTCAGTGGGGCATTTCGGCCGAGGTGCAGGGGCGCGAGAAGCATCTGTTCTCGATCTACCGCAAGATGGTCGAGAAGCACCTGTCCTTCTCGCAGGTGCTGGACATCTACGGTTTCCGCGTGATCGTGCGCGACATCCCCGGCTGCTACCTGGCGCTCGGGGCGCTGCATTCGATGTACAAGCCGGTGCCGGGCAAGTTCAAGGACTACATCGCCATCCCCAAGGCCAACGGCTACCAGTCGCTGCACACCACGCTGATCGGCCCCTTCGGGACCCCGGTGGAGGTGCAGATCCGTACCCGCGAGATGCACCACATCGCGGAGGCCGGAGTGGCCTCGCACTGGATGTACAAGGAAGACGAGAAGACGCTCACCGAGCTGCAGCAGAAGACCCACTCCTGGCTGCAGTCGCTGCTCGAACTGCAGCACACCTCGGGCGAGGCCACCGAGTTCCTGGAACACGTCAAGATCGACCTCTTCCCGGGCGAGGTGTACGTGTTCTCGCCCAAGGGCACGATCTTCTCCATGCCCAAGGGCTCCACGCCGGTGGACTTCGCCTACGCGGTGCATACCGACATCGGCAACCGTTGTGTCGCCTGCCGCATCAACGGCGACCTGATGCCGCTGCGCACCGAACTGCGCAATGGCGACCAGGTGGAGATCATCTCCGCCGCGCACGCCAGCCCCAACCCGGCCTGGCTGTCCTATGTACGCACCGGCAAGGCGCGCGCGCAGATCCGCCACTTCATGAAGAACGCCCAGCAGGAGGAGTCCGTGGCGCTGGGCGAACGCCTGCTCAACCAGGCGCTGCGTCCGCACGGCCTCACGCTGGGGCAGATCTCCACCTTCGCCTGGGACCGTTTCCTGCGCGACCGCGGAGTGCGCAGCAAGAAGGAGGTGTTCTCCGACATCGGCCTGGGCAAGCGCCTGCCGGTCATCGTCGCGCGCCGCGTGGCGCAGGCGCAGGACCTCGAGTCCGGCCGCCCGGACGTGATCAAGCCCAAGCCCGCGGGCGCCATCCTGATCCGCGGCTCGGAAGGCATCGCGGTGCAGCTTGCGCGCTGCTGCCAGCCGATTCCGGGCGACCCCATCATCGGCACCATCCGCAAGGGGCAGGGGCTGGAAGTCCATCTGCACGACTGCCCCAGCGTGGCCAAGCTGCGCGGCGATCGCGGGCGCTGGGTGGATGTGGAGTGGGAAACCGGTGACGACGACCGCCTGTTCGACGTCACCATCCGGGTGCTCACCAAGAACTCGCGCGGCGTGCTGGCGCGGGTGGCGAGCGCCATCTCGGAAGCCGACTGCAACATCCAGAACCTCACCATGGACAACGAGCAGGGGGCCTACACCGCGCTCAACCTGACCCTGCAGGTGCGCGACCGCATGCATCTGGCCCAGGTCATGCGTGCGGTGCGCCGGGTGCCGGAAGTGGTGCGCATCGGCCGCGTGCGCGGCGACGGCCGGGCGAGTTGA
- a CDS encoding DUF3460 family protein, whose amino-acid sequence MAIYESEHTKFMREWLEKHPQELEEQKKGRALWWDKPQDLDSTARNAQSRVPVKPYYYDANH is encoded by the coding sequence ATGGCAATCTACGAATCGGAACACACCAAGTTCATGCGCGAGTGGCTCGAGAAGCACCCGCAGGAGCTTGAAGAGCAGAAGAAGGGGCGCGCCCTGTGGTGGGACAAGCCGCAGGACCTGGACAGCACCGCGCGCAACGCCCAGTCGCGGGTGCCGGTGAAGCCCTACTACTACGACGCCAACCACTGA
- a CDS encoding class I SAM-dependent methyltransferase yields MPATDTSRSVSPLQADPQLDSYFSTETERREKTREMFDSAAFAYDRAEGITALGTGAWYRRYALSRAGLGEGMRVLDVAAGTGLVAREACRLIGPAGRLTALDPSPGMLAELRKKLDVETLEAYAESIPLADDQVDFLSMGYALRHVADLDVVFAEYLRVLKPGGRACVMEITRPQSAVGRMLMRLYIRGVVPLLARLVRSGPEVGRLWEYYWDTIQASVGPDEVMDAMRRAGFAEVRCHVTLGVFREYLGRKPAA; encoded by the coding sequence ATGCCCGCTACCGATACCTCCCGCAGCGTCAGCCCGCTGCAGGCCGACCCGCAGCTCGACAGCTATTTCTCCACCGAAACCGAACGTCGCGAGAAGACCCGCGAGATGTTCGACAGTGCCGCCTTCGCCTACGACCGCGCTGAAGGGATCACCGCGCTGGGCACCGGCGCCTGGTACCGGCGCTACGCCCTGTCGCGCGCAGGGCTGGGCGAAGGCATGCGGGTGCTGGACGTTGCCGCCGGCACCGGCCTGGTGGCGCGCGAGGCCTGCCGGCTGATCGGCCCCGCAGGGCGGCTCACCGCCCTCGACCCCTCGCCCGGGATGCTGGCCGAACTGCGCAAGAAGCTCGACGTCGAGACCCTGGAGGCCTACGCCGAGTCGATTCCGCTGGCCGACGACCAGGTCGATTTCCTCTCCATGGGCTACGCCTTGCGCCACGTCGCGGATCTGGACGTGGTGTTCGCCGAATACCTGCGCGTGCTCAAGCCCGGCGGGCGCGCCTGCGTGATGGAGATCACCCGCCCGCAAAGCGCGGTCGGCCGCATGCTGATGCGGCTGTACATCCGCGGCGTGGTGCCGCTGCTGGCCCGTCTGGTACGCAGCGGGCCCGAGGTCGGCCGGCTGTGGGAATACTACTGGGACACCATCCAGGCCAGCGTAGGCCCGGACGAGGTGATGGACGCGATGCGCCGTGCCGGCTTTGCCGAGGTGCGCTGCCACGTCACCCTGGGAGTGTTCCGCGAGTACCTCGGGCGCAAGCCCGCAGCCTGA
- a CDS encoding 3'-5' exonuclease family protein: MSLPERLAIVDVETTGANPVRDRVTEIAILRVEHGRVVERWESLVNPGMPIPRMIQELIGITDAMVAGAPAFAELAATVRELLDGCVFVAHNARFDYGFIRNEFARAGGDFDAPVLCTVKLSRALHPEHHRHGLDALIARHGLQCDARHRAMGDTEALWQFARLVSESFPPERLAAAAARAMKAPARPPGLPEGAIEGLPETPGVYLLYGEAERLLFVGKGASLRARVMDHLSAAGRQGKDAALARAVRRVEWIETAGELGAALLEARLVREQRPLHNRQQRSADEAFALRLTPGRKRGAVVQRVRIAATDPADWEGLYGCFRERKEAESLLREFALLYRLCPRRLGLEPAGAGACQACQAKRCAGVCAGRESPEEHDARLAGALAAVRLKPWPWAGPVVVSEHCAHSGRSTSHLLDRWCLLGSADTPAELDALLDERRVPAFDADLSRILQRWFADPARMAAARALGGSTEP; the protein is encoded by the coding sequence ATGTCGCTGCCCGAACGACTGGCCATCGTCGACGTCGAGACCACCGGCGCCAACCCGGTGCGCGACCGCGTCACCGAGATCGCCATCCTGCGCGTCGAACACGGCCGGGTGGTGGAGCGATGGGAGAGCCTGGTCAATCCGGGCATGCCCATTCCGCGCATGATCCAGGAGCTGATCGGCATCACCGACGCCATGGTGGCCGGCGCACCCGCCTTCGCCGAGCTCGCCGCCACGGTGCGCGAGCTGCTCGACGGCTGCGTGTTCGTGGCCCACAACGCACGCTTCGACTACGGCTTCATCCGCAACGAGTTTGCCCGCGCCGGTGGCGACTTCGACGCCCCGGTGCTGTGCACGGTGAAGCTCTCGCGCGCGCTCCATCCCGAACATCACCGCCACGGGCTGGATGCGTTGATCGCCCGCCACGGCCTGCAATGCGATGCCCGCCACCGGGCGATGGGCGACACCGAGGCCTTGTGGCAGTTCGCCCGGCTGGTGAGCGAGAGCTTCCCCCCCGAGCGCCTGGCCGCCGCCGCGGCGCGTGCGATGAAGGCGCCCGCGCGTCCGCCCGGCCTGCCCGAGGGCGCGATCGAGGGCCTGCCCGAGACCCCGGGGGTATATCTGCTGTACGGCGAAGCCGAGCGCCTGCTGTTCGTCGGCAAGGGTGCATCGCTGCGCGCCCGGGTGATGGATCACCTGTCCGCGGCCGGACGCCAGGGCAAGGATGCGGCGCTGGCGCGCGCGGTGCGACGGGTGGAATGGATCGAGACCGCCGGCGAACTCGGCGCGGCCCTGCTGGAGGCCCGCCTGGTGCGCGAGCAGCGTCCGCTACACAACCGCCAGCAACGCAGCGCCGACGAGGCCTTCGCCCTGCGCCTGACGCCTGGCCGCAAGCGCGGCGCGGTGGTGCAGCGCGTGCGCATCGCCGCTACCGATCCGGCGGACTGGGAGGGCTTGTACGGCTGCTTCCGCGAACGCAAGGAGGCCGAGAGCCTGCTGCGCGAGTTCGCCCTGCTGTATCGCCTGTGTCCCCGGCGCCTGGGGCTGGAGCCGGCGGGCGCGGGGGCCTGCCAGGCCTGTCAGGCCAAGCGTTGCGCGGGCGTCTGCGCCGGGCGCGAGAGTCCGGAGGAGCACGATGCGCGTCTGGCCGGCGCGCTCGCCGCGGTGCGTCTGAAACCCTGGCCCTGGGCGGGGCCGGTGGTGGTGAGCGAGCACTGCGCGCACAGCGGGCGCAGCACCAGCCACCTGCTGGACCGCTGGTGCCTGCTGGGCTCGGCGGACACGCCGGCCGAGCTGGATGCCCTGCTGGACGAGCGCCGGGTGCCCGCCTTCGATGCCGATCTCAGCCGCATCCTGCAGCGCTGGTTCGCCGATCCGGCGCGCATGGCCGCCGCACGGGCGCTGGGCGGCTCAACAGAACCGTAG
- a CDS encoding Crp/Fnr family transcriptional regulator, with the protein MTRESCLSIVEALARIAPFDRLADDERELLAAGARAFHFYRQEIVSHSGRPAEGLYVVVEGEVKRFLLSPAGSEKIIQLAGAGETFGEEAALLGRAQPVTTQATRDTLLLLIPSASLRRAMTASAALNGALLGRLSERMYALIENLQLCVQRTSTQRVAHYLAQLAPREAKHCDIRLDSDKQTIAAQLNLTPETLSRALGRLTRDGMIRPRGRRGLTLTDVGMLRSCAAG; encoded by the coding sequence ATGACCCGCGAATCCTGTCTGTCCATCGTCGAAGCGCTTGCGCGGATCGCCCCCTTCGACAGGCTCGCCGACGACGAACGCGAACTGCTCGCGGCCGGCGCCCGGGCCTTCCATTTCTACCGGCAGGAGATCGTCAGCCACAGTGGCCGCCCGGCGGAAGGACTCTACGTGGTCGTCGAGGGCGAGGTGAAGCGTTTCCTGCTGTCCCCGGCCGGCTCGGAGAAAATCATACAGCTCGCCGGCGCCGGCGAAACCTTCGGCGAAGAGGCCGCGCTGCTCGGCCGCGCCCAGCCGGTCACCACCCAGGCCACCCGCGACACCCTGCTGCTGCTGATCCCGTCGGCCTCGCTACGCCGCGCCATGACCGCCAGCGCCGCCCTCAACGGGGCCCTGCTCGGCAGGCTGTCCGAGCGCATGTACGCCCTGATCGAGAACCTGCAGCTGTGCGTGCAGCGCACCAGCACCCAGCGCGTGGCGCACTACCTTGCGCAGCTCGCCCCGCGCGAGGCGAAGCATTGCGACATCCGCCTGGATTCCGACAAGCAGACCATCGCCGCGCAACTCAACCTCACGCCCGAGACCCTGTCGCGCGCGCTGGGTCGCCTGACCCGCGACGGCATGATCCGTCCGCGCGGACGGCGCGGTCTCACCCTGACCGACGTCGGCATGCTGCGCAGTTGCGCGGCGGGCTAG